A single Populus alba chromosome 7, ASM523922v2, whole genome shotgun sequence DNA region contains:
- the LOC118050500 gene encoding GTP-binding protein At2g22870: protein MRKIGIARSLCRACKATPPEMLLLRNRLFTLSSLPSLPQHAKNPFPLTFSFNYSTREPPNPKPSGHVSASKTSKPSPLSDVARFVRTVLFVPPGIDPDEVAEEMILPGSNIVVGPYAGHSQIKEVEFVKSSARAKDCPRDERPEFAILGRSNVGKSSLINALARKKEVALTSKKPGKTQLINHFLVNKSWYLVDLPGYGFAKAPDSARMDWSSFTKGYFLNRETLVAVLLLIDASIPPQKIDLDCANWLGRNNIPITLVFTKCDKMKGGKRTRPDENIKNFQELMRQNYREHPAWIMTSSVTGLGRDELLLHMSQLRNYWDQ, encoded by the exons ATGAGAAAAATAGGTATAGCAAGGAGCCTGTGTCGAGCTTGTAAAGCTACACCACCAGAAATGCTACTACTTCGAAACCGCCTCTTCACTCTCTCATCGCTTCCCTCTCTTCCTCAACACGCCAAAAACCCTTTTCCGTTAACCTTCTCTTTCAATTACTCGACCCGAGAACCTCCTAACCCAAAACCTTCCGGCCATGTCTCTGCTTCAAAGACATCGAAACCATCTCCACTCTCTGACGTGGCCCGGTTTGTCCGTACAGTTCTCTTTGTGCCGCCGGGAATTGACCCGGATGAAGTGGCGGAGGAGATGATTTTGCCCGGCTCGAATATCGTTGTTGGACCTTATGCGGGTCATTCTCAGATTAAGGAAGTTGAGTTTGTAAAAAGCAGTGCAAGGGCCAAGGATTGTCCGAGAGATGAGCGACCTGAGTTTGCAATTTTGGGTCGGTCCAATGTGGGAAAGTCTTCACTTATTAATGCTCTTGctagaaagaaagaagttgcTCTCACTTCGAAAAAACCAG GGAAGACCCAGTTGATAAATCATTTCTTGGTGAATAAAAGTTGGTACCTTGTGGATTTGCCTGGTTATGG GTTTGCTAAAGCCCCAGATTCTGCTCGAATGGACTGGTCGTCGTTTACAAAGGGCTACTTTTTGAACAGAGAAACTCTGGTAGCTGTCCTACTTCTCATTGATGCCAGCATCCCTCCTCAAAAGATTGACCTGGATTGTGCTAATTGGCTTGGACGCAACAAT ATACCAATAACTTTAGTTTTCACTAAGTGTGACAAAATGAAGGGGGGGAAGAGAACAAGGCCTGATGAGAATATCAAGAATTTTCAAGAGTTAATGAGGCAAAACTATCGGGAACATCCTGCATGGATCATGACTAGTAGCGTCACTGGTTTGGGCAGAGATGAGCTTCTCCTGCACATGTCCCAGCTAAGAAACTACTGGGAtcaataa
- the LOC118050499 gene encoding uncharacterized protein, which translates to MAWLARSIANSLNFEDEEEDFSNTESDQQQRQSTTPRGLKEDLTDLKQTLSRQFWGVASFLAPTPSENDPHPDDEDAALIAGIRSDFSEIGGKFKSGISKLSTNKTVSEFTKIASDLLQLGSESDDDEIATIEATAVGVTEEVVGFARDVAMHPETWLDFPIPRVQDFEDFDMSDAQQEHALAVERLAPRLAALRIELCPGYMSEGCFWKIYFVLLHPRLTKHDAQLLSTPQIVEARAMLSHELQNKDKANSTPDWPGVGTSSVKDNSNTDLPHEETLSVPSHAETESVAIMTSGSEAVPPTLAAKTPDHETVPSNVSAESEMEKHPVESTQMQIIDKYIVEEEKVNQTKHQHSSSSSSRILDEKFEDDGDDWLKDDSSEMIGASGASMPLGNDEDVSFSDLEEDDEDEPTSYKKVASGSESSTKESRDWVQLS; encoded by the exons ATGGCATGGCTAGCAAGGTCTATAGCTAACTCTCTAAATTtcgaagatgaagaagaagatttctCCAATACAGAATCGGATCAACAACAACGACAATCCACGACACCTCGTGGCCTCAAAGAAGACTTAACAGATCTTAAACAAACCCTATCCCGCCAATTCTGGGGTGTCGCTTCTTTCCTCGCTCCTACACCGTCGGAGAATGATCCTCATCCAGATGACGAAGACGCTGCATTGATCGCCGGCATTCGTAGTGATTTTTCCGAAATTGGAGGCAAGTTTAAGTCAGGGATCTCCAAGCTTTCCACTAACAAAACGGTGTCGGAGTTCACAAAGATCGCCTCCGATTTGCTCCAGTTGGGATCCGAGAGTGACGATGATGAGATTGCGACAATTGAGGCAACTGCTGTGGGTGTGACTGAAGAAGTTGTGGGTTTTGCTAGAGATGTCGCTATGCATCCTGAGACTTGGCTCGACTTTCCCATTCCTCGCGTTCAAGATTTTGAAG ATTTTGATATGTCGGATGCCCAACAAGAACATGCTTTAGCTGTCGAGCGTCTTGCTCCCAGATTAGCTGCTTTAAGGATTGAACTTTGTCCTGGATATATGAGTGAGGGCTGCTTTTGGAAGATTTACTTTGTTCTCTTGCACCCTAGACTCACTAAACATGATGCTCAGCTACTTTCAACTCCACAA ATAGTTGAAGCGAGAGCAATGTTGTCTCACGAGTTGCAAAACAAAGATAAGGCAAATTCCACTCCAGATTGGCCTGGAGTTGGCACTTCCAGTGTAAAAGATAATAGTAATACTGATTTACCACACGAAGAGACTTTGTCTGTGCCATCTCATGCTGAGACTGAATCAGTTGCAATCATGACATCTGGCAGTGAAGCAGTCCCCCCCACACTTGCAGCCAAGACACCTGATCATGAAACAGTCCCTTCCAATGTTTCAGCTGAATCAGAAATGGAGAAGCATCCAGTTGAAAGTACTCAGATGCAAATTATTGACAAATACATAGTTGAGGAAGAAAAAGTCAACCAGACCAAACATCAACATTCATCATCCAGTTCCTCTAGGATTCTGGATGAGAAATTTgaggatgatggtgatgattgGTTGAAAGATGACAGTTCAGAAATGATTGGTGCCAGTGGAGCCTCAATGCCTCTTGGAAATGATGAGGATGTTTCATTCAGTGATCTTGAAgaggatgatgaagatgaaccTACAAGTTACAAGAAAGTGGCATCAGGCTCTGAGAGTTCAACAAAAGAATCGCGGGATTGGGTTCAGCTGAGCTGA
- the LOC118050497 gene encoding ACT domain-containing protein ACR1 isoform X2: MESTYQPYIDPEFESLIERIYPPRVCIDNETYQDCTLVKADSANKHGILLEMVQVLTDLDLVISKSYISSDGGWFMDVFHVTDQLGNKLTDESLILYIQQALCANRRRGVSKELPTCLNREVRPRHVSTEHTTLEMAGTDRPGLLSEISAVLFELECHVTAALAWTHNTRAASIIYMEDGFRGGPITDPKRLAHVQEQLENVVEARHGTGERRSVRLNAPAPGQQTHTERRLHQLMYANIDYEPCQGCNGGGAAHRNNCTKTHVFIESCEEKGYSVVNVRSRDRPKLLFDTLCALTDMQYVVFHAAVSSKGTMADQEYFIRQEDGCTLDTDSERHKLTQCLIAAIERRVSHGLRLDIRTHNRMGLLSDLTRAFRENGLSISSAEIGTNGDSAVGSFYVTDASGYEANPQVIEQVQKEIGGSIVVVNKSPGWTPKTSKTPSVASISRTSSGSSIHEDKPRFSLGSLFWSQLERLSNNFSSIRS; the protein is encoded by the exons ATGGAGTCAACTTACCAGCCTTATATCGATCCTGAGTTTGAGTCCCTCATTGAAAGAATTTATCCCCCGAG AGTCTGCATAGACAACGAAACATACCAGGATTGCACTCTTGTCAAG GCTGACAGCGCAAACAAGCACGGGATTCTATTAGAGATGGTCCAAGTCTTAACAGATCTTGACCTTGTTATATCCAAATCATATATTTCTTCTGATGGGGGATGGTTCATGGACG TGTTCCACGTGACTGACCAGCTTGGAAACAAACTTACTGACGAAAGCCTCATACTCTACATCCAGCAg GCACTGTGTGCGAATAGGAGAAGGGGGGTATCAAAGGAATTGCCAACTTGTCTCAACAGAGAAGTTAGGCCACGACATGTGTCAACAGAGCACACGACCTTGGAGATGGCAGGGACTGACCGACCAGGTCTGCTGTCCGAAATATCAGCTGTGCTTTTTGAGTTGGAGTGCCATGTCACAGCTGCCTTGGCGTGGACCCACAATACGAGAGCTGCTTCGATAATCTACATGGAAGATGGGTTTCGAGGAGGGCCGATCACAGATCCAAAGAGACTAGCGCATGTACAAGAGCAGTTGGAGAATGTGGTTGAAGCCCGTCATGGGACGGGGGAGAGGAGGAGCGTCCGGTTGAATGCTCCAGCCCCAGGACAACAGACCCACACGGAGCGGAGGCTCCACCAGTTGATGTATGCCAACATAGACTACGAACCATGTCAGGGATGCAATGGCGGAGGTGCAGCACATAGGAATAACTGTACCAAAACTCATGTGTTTATTGAATCGTGTGAGGAGAAGGGGTACTCTGTGGTGAATGTCAGGAGTAGAGACCGGCCAAAGCTCCTGTTTGATACACTCTGCGCTCTAACTGATATGCAGTATGTCGTGTTCCATGCTGCAGTCAGTTCTAAGGGCACCATGGCTGATCAG GAGTACTTTATTCGGCAGGAGGATGGATGCACTTTGGATACAGACAGCGAAAGGCATAAACTAACCCAATGCTTGATTGCTGCCATTGAGCGCAGAGTATCCCAT GGATTGAGGCTGGACATTCGCACGCACAACCGAATGGGACTGCTCTCAGACTTGACACGGGCATTCCGCGAGAATGGGCTATCAATATCAAGTGCTGAGATTGGAACAAATGGTGATAGTGCAGTTGGATCCTTCTATGTTACTGATGCTTCAGGATATGAAGCAAATCCACAGGTAATAGAACAGGTACAAAAAGAGATTGGGGGATCTATCGTGGTAGTTAACAAATCACCAGGCTGGACACCAAAAACTTCAAAGACTCCCTCAGTAGCTAGTATTAGCAGAACTAGCAGTGGCAGCAGCATACATGAAGATAAACCCCGGTTCTCTCTAGGAAGCCTATTCTGGTCCCAGCTTGAGAGGCTTTCAAACAATTTCAGCTCCATACGATCATGA
- the LOC118050497 gene encoding ACT domain-containing protein ACR1 isoform X1, with the protein MESTYQPYIDPEFESLIERIYPPRVCIDNETYQDCTLVKADSANKHGILLEMVQVLTDLDLVISKSYISSDGGWFMDVFHVTDQLGNKLTDESLILYIQQALCANRRRGVSKELPTCLNREVRPRHVSTEHTTLEMAGTDRPGLLSEISAVLFELECHVTAALAWTHNTRAASIIYMEDGFRGGPITDPKRLAHVQEQLENVVEARHGTGERRSVRLNAPAPGQQTHTERRLHQLMYANIDYEPCQGCNGGGAAHRNNCTKTHVFIESCEEKGYSVVNVRSRDRPKLLFDTLCALTDMQYVVFHAAVSSKGTMADQEYFIRQEDGCTLDTDSERHKLTQCLIAAIERRVSHQGLRLDIRTHNRMGLLSDLTRAFRENGLSISSAEIGTNGDSAVGSFYVTDASGYEANPQVIEQVQKEIGGSIVVVNKSPGWTPKTSKTPSVASISRTSSGSSIHEDKPRFSLGSLFWSQLERLSNNFSSIRS; encoded by the exons ATGGAGTCAACTTACCAGCCTTATATCGATCCTGAGTTTGAGTCCCTCATTGAAAGAATTTATCCCCCGAG AGTCTGCATAGACAACGAAACATACCAGGATTGCACTCTTGTCAAG GCTGACAGCGCAAACAAGCACGGGATTCTATTAGAGATGGTCCAAGTCTTAACAGATCTTGACCTTGTTATATCCAAATCATATATTTCTTCTGATGGGGGATGGTTCATGGACG TGTTCCACGTGACTGACCAGCTTGGAAACAAACTTACTGACGAAAGCCTCATACTCTACATCCAGCAg GCACTGTGTGCGAATAGGAGAAGGGGGGTATCAAAGGAATTGCCAACTTGTCTCAACAGAGAAGTTAGGCCACGACATGTGTCAACAGAGCACACGACCTTGGAGATGGCAGGGACTGACCGACCAGGTCTGCTGTCCGAAATATCAGCTGTGCTTTTTGAGTTGGAGTGCCATGTCACAGCTGCCTTGGCGTGGACCCACAATACGAGAGCTGCTTCGATAATCTACATGGAAGATGGGTTTCGAGGAGGGCCGATCACAGATCCAAAGAGACTAGCGCATGTACAAGAGCAGTTGGAGAATGTGGTTGAAGCCCGTCATGGGACGGGGGAGAGGAGGAGCGTCCGGTTGAATGCTCCAGCCCCAGGACAACAGACCCACACGGAGCGGAGGCTCCACCAGTTGATGTATGCCAACATAGACTACGAACCATGTCAGGGATGCAATGGCGGAGGTGCAGCACATAGGAATAACTGTACCAAAACTCATGTGTTTATTGAATCGTGTGAGGAGAAGGGGTACTCTGTGGTGAATGTCAGGAGTAGAGACCGGCCAAAGCTCCTGTTTGATACACTCTGCGCTCTAACTGATATGCAGTATGTCGTGTTCCATGCTGCAGTCAGTTCTAAGGGCACCATGGCTGATCAG GAGTACTTTATTCGGCAGGAGGATGGATGCACTTTGGATACAGACAGCGAAAGGCATAAACTAACCCAATGCTTGATTGCTGCCATTGAGCGCAGAGTATCCCAT CAGGGATTGAGGCTGGACATTCGCACGCACAACCGAATGGGACTGCTCTCAGACTTGACACGGGCATTCCGCGAGAATGGGCTATCAATATCAAGTGCTGAGATTGGAACAAATGGTGATAGTGCAGTTGGATCCTTCTATGTTACTGATGCTTCAGGATATGAAGCAAATCCACAGGTAATAGAACAGGTACAAAAAGAGATTGGGGGATCTATCGTGGTAGTTAACAAATCACCAGGCTGGACACCAAAAACTTCAAAGACTCCCTCAGTAGCTAGTATTAGCAGAACTAGCAGTGGCAGCAGCATACATGAAGATAAACCCCGGTTCTCTCTAGGAAGCCTATTCTGGTCCCAGCTTGAGAGGCTTTCAAACAATTTCAGCTCCATACGATCATGA
- the LOC118050561 gene encoding protein PHLOEM PROTEIN 2-LIKE A10 — MDLQLVKKGLLDYTRRKKRWALLLAALGFSTYTAYKVYHFPLLAEKRKRVSKIFGAFVAVAEVISDSAETIGVVSKDFKDFVQSESDQIPNSFKQISKVARSNEFSDALVTLTQALTVGILRGYQAKTRRIDNEAGANGNGNESPSFLDKVFDKLCSSAGSGFVSVVVGSFARNLVLGFCEGGLNSNSDLNASATGTDGHDSARKLVDVVCGDKSKEMIGDCIQLFVSTAVAVYLDKTMHINTYDEFFAGLTNPKHETKVRGVLVSVCNGAIETLVKTSHQVLTADDSNTNSSFDSPYLAVDQGESAMENELSGKEAFFSEPKARKSFDEVKENGWVNKVSSTLAVPSNRRLVLDVTGRVTFETVRSFLEFLLENLYNGIRRCVAVFHEVVVDSGLEVVRYVNAKSSVIATVCISLCLHMLDGDWILVPA, encoded by the coding sequence ATGGACTTGCAGTTGGTGAAAAAGGGTCTTCTTGATTATACCAGAAGAAAGAAGAGGTGGGCTCTTTTACTAGCAGCTCTTGGTTTCTCTACTTATACTGCCTATAAAGTTTATCACTTCCCTTTACTagctgaaaaaagaaagagagtttCCAAGATTTTTGGAGCTTTTGTTGCTGTTGCTGAAGTTATCTCTGATTCTGCTGAAACTATTGGGGTTGTTTCTAAGgattttaaagattttgttCAATCCGAATCAGACCAAATTCCCAATAGTTTCAAGCAAATTTCTAAAGTGGCAAGGTCAAATGAGTTCTCGGATGCACTAGTTACCCTTACACAAGCTTTAACTGTGGGAATTTTGCGTGGTTACCAAGCCAAAACAAGAAGAATTGATAATGAAGCTGGTGCCAATGGAAATGGGAATGAAAGTCCAAGTTTTTTGGATAAGGTTTTTGATAAGCTTTGTTCTTCAGCTGGGTCTGGTTTTGTCTCTGTTGTTGTTGGAAGCTTTGCTAGGAACTTGGTTTTGGGATTTTGTGAAGGTGGTCTGAATTCAAATTCAGATTTGAATGCTTCCGCTACTGGTACTGATGGTCATGATTCTGCTCGAAAATTGGTGGATGTGGTTTGTGGTGATAAGTCTAAAGAGATGATTGGTGATTGTATTCAGTTATTTGTGAGCACAGCCGTTGCGGTTTACCTTGACAAAACTATGCATATCAACACCTATGATGAATTCTTTGCAGGATTAACCAATCCTAAGCACGAAACCAAGGTGAGAGGGGTGTTGGTATCAGTATGTAATGGTGCAATTGAGACTCTTGTCAAGACATCTCATCAAGTTTTGACAGCTGATGATTCTAACACGAATTCGAGTTTCGATTCCCCTTATTTGGCTGTTGATCAAGGAGAAAGTGCAATGGAGAATGAGCTCTCTGGAAAAGAAGCGTTTTTTAGTGAACCTAAAGCAAGAAAATCATTTGACGAGGTCAAGGAGAATGGGTGGGTTAATAAAGTGTCATCTACATTGGCAGTCCCAAGCAACAGGAGGCTTGTTCTCGATGTGACTGGGAGGGTTACGTTCGAGACTGTCCGGTCTTTCCTGGAATTTCTGCTGGAGAATCTGTATAATGGAATTAGGAGATGTGTTGCTGTTTTTCATGAAGTTGTTGTTGATAGTGGTCTTGAAGTAGTGAGATATGTCAATGCAAAATCCTCTGTTATTGCAACTGTATGCATTTCTTTGTGCTTGCACATGTTAGATGGTGATTGGATCCTGGTTCCAGCTTAA
- the LOC118050495 gene encoding phytosulfokines 3, translated as MANVKVTTLFLIISLLLCSTLTYAARPEPGFPNGYLAKNQQKVVDAEHAEVMEESCEGVGEEECLMRRTLAAHTDYIYTQKHKP; from the exons ATGGCCAATGTTAAGGTTACAACACTCTTCTTGATCATATCCCTCCTCCTCTGCTCCACTCTAACCTACGCCGCCCGCCCTGAGCCAGGCTTCCCTAATGGTTATTTGGCGAAGAACCAACAAAAG GTTGTTGATGCTGAGCATGCAGAGGTGATGGAAGAGAGCTGTGAAGGAGTTGGTGAGGAAGAGTGCTTGATGAGAAGGACACTTGCTGCTCACACCGATTACATCTATACCCAGAAGCACAAACCATGA